In Phaseolus vulgaris cultivar G19833 chromosome 10, P. vulgaris v2.0, whole genome shotgun sequence, a single genomic region encodes these proteins:
- the LOC137817955 gene encoding uncharacterized protein → MVYGCLPQIVDEGLKDSLEKFELDNCVHQEVASTAIAEAEKAKCDMLMQGLEFSRVENALNEELRSLRKDKKELHRKLHDKLQDAVELESKLVPLREKIATLEEAQRANAKKMANLEKRSTERETLLGKVEQDRDKASKELSETAAELA, encoded by the coding sequence ATGGTCTACGGGTGCCTTCCTCAAATCGTCGATGAAGGGTTAAAAGACTCTTTGGAAAAATTCGAGCTTGACAACTGCGTCCATCAGGAGGTGGCGAGCACCGCGATAGCCGAAGCTGAAAAAGCCAAGTGCGACATGCTGATGCAAGGCTTAGAGTTCTCGCGGGTCGAAAACGCTCTCAACGAAGAGCTCCGAAGCTTGCGTAAGGACAAAAAGGAACTGCACCGGAAACTGCACGACAAGCTTCAGGATGCCGTCGAGTTGGAGAGCAAGCTCGTCCCcctgagggagaaaattgcCACGCTAGAGGAGGCCCAAAGAGCTAACGCCAAAAAGATGGCCAATCTGGAGAAGAGGTCGACTGAGAGGGAGACCCTTCTGGGAAAGGTCGAGCAAGATCGGGATAAGGCCTCCAAAGAATTGAGCGAAACTGCTGCCGAGCTTGCCTGA
- the LOC137817954 gene encoding predicted GPI-anchored protein 58 — protein MAELRTIAKLHKLAAGSQTVPNSVAEIAAAQGQSSPVDPSNAAALPAPEQKNIPPQKAKRKAPRVVSDDEADESTEDELICKRKRRVPTEPPAAEAALPNYVENPPSASTPFESAGDVLASNTSAAEAAPEQLADTQASSQAATEHPASPPRLEAPLAIQPCEGGGEH, from the coding sequence ATGGCTGAGCTGCGCACCATAGCTAAACTCCACAAACTTGCGGCGGGCTCTCAAACCGTCCCCAACTCCGTCGcagagatcgccgctgcccaaggCCAGTCTTCACCAGTTGATCCGTCCAACGCTGCTGCTCTTCCTGCCCCTGAACAGAAGAATATACCACCCCAAAAGgctaagaggaaagcccccaggGTCGTGTCGGACGATGAGGCGGATGAGAGCACCGAGGACGAGCTAATCTGCAAACGAAAAAGGAGAgttccaacagaaccaccagctGCCGAGGCCGCCCTTCCCAACTATGTCGAGAAtccccccagcgcctccactCCCTTTGAGTCCGCTGGGGACGTTCTCGCCTCAAACACCTCGGCCGCCGAAGCTGCGCCTGAGCAGCTTGCTGATACGCAAGCTTCCTCCCAAGCTGCCACAGAACATCCCGCCTCACCGCCTCGCCTCGAGGCTCCCCTCGCCATCCAACCTTGCGAGGGCGGCGGTGAGCACTAA